One window of the Streptomyces sp. TS71-3 genome contains the following:
- a CDS encoding MoaD/ThiS family protein — protein MSVNVRIPTILRTYTGGQAEVPAEGTTLGEVIADLETRHTGISARVLDDQGKLRRFVNVYVNDDDVRFEQGLQTATPDGAGVSIIPAVAGGC, from the coding sequence ATGAGCGTGAACGTCCGCATCCCGACCATCCTCCGCACCTACACCGGCGGCCAGGCCGAAGTGCCCGCCGAGGGCACCACGCTCGGTGAGGTCATCGCGGACCTGGAGACCCGGCACACCGGGATCTCCGCCCGCGTCCTCGACGACCAGGGCAAGCTGCGCCGCTTCGTGAACGTCTACGTCAACGACGACGACGTCCGCTTCGAGCAGGGCCTCCAGACGGCCACCCCGGACGGCGCGGGCGTCTCGATCATCCCCGCCGTCGCAGGCGGCTGCTGA
- a CDS encoding DUF397 domain-containing protein: protein MEHRSHDHDLTRAAWQKSSHSGGDGANCLEIATGFHGIVPVRDSKNTAGPALLFRAPAWAEFVVGIRNSAA from the coding sequence ATGGAGCACAGAAGCCATGACCACGACCTGACCCGGGCCGCCTGGCAGAAGTCCAGCCACAGCGGAGGCGACGGTGCCAACTGCCTCGAAATAGCCACCGGCTTCCACGGCATAGTCCCGGTGCGCGACTCGAAGAACACCGCAGGGCCCGCCCTCCTCTTCCGGGCGCCCGCCTGGGCGGAGTTCGTCGTGGGGATCAGGAACAGCGCGGCCTGA
- the groL gene encoding chaperonin GroEL (60 kDa chaperone family; promotes refolding of misfolded polypeptides especially under stressful conditions; forms two stacked rings of heptamers to form a barrel-shaped 14mer; ends can be capped by GroES; misfolded proteins enter the barrel where they are refolded when GroES binds), which yields MAKIIAFNEEARRGLERGMNQLADAVKVTLGPKGRNVVLEKKWGAPTITNDGVSIAKEIELEDSYEKIGAELVKEVAKKTDDVAGDGTTTATVLAQALVKEGLRNVAAGANPMALKRGIERAVEAVSAALLEQAKDVETKEQIASTASISAADTQIGELIAEAMDKVGKEGVITVEESQTFGLELELTEGMRFDKGYISAYFATDMERMEAVLDDPYILIANSKISNVKDLLPLLEKVMQSGKPLLIIAEDVEGEALSTLVVNKIRGTFKSVAVKAPGFGDRRKAMLGDIAILTGGEVISEEVGLKLENATLDLLGSARKVVITKDETTIVDGNGSSDQVQGRVNQIRAEIENSDSDYDREKLQERLAKLAGGVAVIKAGAATEVELKERKHRIEDAVRNAKAAVEEGIVAGGGVALLQAASVFEKLELDGDEATGAQAVKLALEAPLKQIAVNAGLEGGVVVEKVRNLTPGHGLNAATGEYVDLVAEGIIDPAKVTRSALQNAASIAGLFLTTEAVVADKPEKAGAAAGAPGGMPGGDMDF from the coding sequence ATGGCCAAGATCATCGCGTTCAATGAGGAGGCACGGCGCGGCCTTGAGCGCGGCATGAACCAGCTCGCCGACGCCGTCAAGGTGACGCTCGGCCCCAAGGGCCGCAACGTCGTGCTGGAGAAGAAGTGGGGCGCCCCCACGATCACCAACGATGGCGTGTCCATCGCCAAGGAGATCGAGCTCGAGGACTCGTACGAGAAGATCGGCGCCGAGCTCGTCAAGGAGGTCGCCAAGAAGACGGACGACGTCGCCGGTGACGGTACGACGACGGCGACCGTCCTCGCCCAGGCGCTCGTCAAGGAAGGCCTGCGGAACGTCGCCGCCGGTGCCAACCCGATGGCGCTGAAGCGCGGCATCGAGCGGGCCGTCGAGGCCGTCTCCGCCGCCCTCCTGGAGCAGGCGAAGGACGTGGAGACCAAGGAGCAGATCGCCTCCACCGCCTCCATCTCCGCGGCCGACACCCAGATCGGCGAGCTGATCGCCGAGGCCATGGACAAGGTCGGCAAGGAAGGCGTCATCACCGTCGAGGAGTCGCAGACCTTCGGTCTGGAGCTGGAGCTCACCGAGGGCATGCGCTTCGACAAGGGCTACATCTCGGCGTACTTCGCCACCGACATGGAGCGTATGGAGGCCGTCCTCGACGACCCGTACATCCTGATCGCCAACTCGAAGATCAGCAACGTGAAGGACCTCCTTCCGCTGCTGGAGAAGGTCATGCAGTCCGGCAAGCCGCTGCTGATCATCGCCGAGGACGTCGAGGGCGAGGCCCTGTCGACCCTGGTCGTCAACAAGATCCGCGGCACCTTCAAGTCCGTCGCCGTCAAGGCCCCGGGCTTCGGCGACCGCCGCAAGGCCATGCTCGGCGACATCGCCATCCTCACCGGTGGCGAGGTCATCTCCGAGGAGGTCGGTCTCAAGCTGGAGAACGCGACGCTGGACCTGCTCGGCAGCGCCCGCAAGGTCGTCATCACCAAGGACGAGACCACCATCGTCGACGGCAACGGCTCCAGCGACCAGGTGCAGGGCCGGGTCAACCAGATCCGCGCCGAGATCGAGAACTCCGACTCGGACTACGACCGCGAGAAGCTCCAGGAGCGCCTCGCGAAGCTGGCCGGCGGCGTGGCCGTCATCAAGGCCGGCGCCGCCACCGAGGTGGAGCTCAAGGAGCGCAAGCACCGCATCGAGGACGCCGTCCGCAACGCCAAGGCCGCCGTCGAGGAGGGCATCGTCGCCGGTGGTGGCGTGGCGCTGCTCCAGGCCGCGTCGGTCTTCGAGAAGCTCGAGCTGGACGGCGACGAGGCCACCGGTGCCCAGGCCGTGAAGCTGGCCCTGGAGGCCCCGCTCAAGCAGATCGCCGTGAACGCCGGCCTTGAGGGCGGCGTCGTGGTGGAGAAGGTCCGCAACCTCACCCCGGGCCACGGCCTGAACGCCGCGACCGGCGAGTACGTGGACCTGGTCGCCGAGGGCATCATCGACCCGGCGAAGGTGACGCGTTCCGCGCTCCAGAACGCCGCGTCGATCGCCGGCCTCTTCCTCACCACCGAGGCCGTCGTCGCCGACAAGCCGGAGAAGGCCGGCGCCGCCGCCGGCGCGCCGGGCGGTATGCCGGGCGGTGACATGGACTTCTGA
- a CDS encoding cold-shock protein has protein sequence MAQGTVKWFNAEKGYGFIAVDGGADVFVHYSAIQMDGYRTLEEGQRVEFEISQGQKGPQADMVRVAG, from the coding sequence ATGGCTCAGGGCACCGTCAAGTGGTTCAACGCGGAGAAGGGCTACGGCTTCATCGCGGTCGACGGTGGTGCGGATGTTTTCGTCCACTACAGCGCGATCCAGATGGACGGCTACCGCACCCTGGAGGAAGGCCAGCGGGTCGAGTTCGAGATCTCGCAGGGCCAGAAGGGGCCGCAGGCGGACATGGTCCGTGTGGCCGGCTGA
- a CDS encoding VOC family protein produces MAIRIDLTFDCADARVLAAFWKTALGYVDEPPLAPFATREEWLASFGPEEAGDEEDGAWLCDPDGVGPRLSILRVPEPKTAKNRLHIDIRVPGHGTAGERWARIRAEGARLTAAGGSVLVEVDGHHLVMADPEGNGFCVAARAA; encoded by the coding sequence ATGGCGATCCGAATCGATCTGACCTTCGACTGCGCGGACGCGCGCGTGCTCGCCGCCTTCTGGAAGACGGCGCTCGGCTACGTGGACGAGCCGCCGCTGGCGCCGTTCGCGACCCGTGAGGAGTGGCTGGCGTCGTTCGGCCCGGAGGAGGCCGGCGACGAGGAGGACGGCGCCTGGCTCTGCGACCCCGACGGGGTGGGGCCCCGCCTGTCGATCCTCAGGGTTCCCGAGCCCAAGACCGCCAAGAACCGCCTGCACATCGACATACGCGTCCCGGGCCACGGCACGGCGGGGGAGCGCTGGGCGAGGATCAGGGCGGAGGGGGCACGGCTCACGGCCGCGGGCGGCAGCGTCCTCGTGGAGGTCGACGGCCATCATCTGGTGATGGCGGACCCGGAGGGCAACGGGTTCTGCGTGGCCGCGAGAGCGGCGTAG